One Pseudomonas brassicacearum genomic region harbors:
- a CDS encoding CoA-acylating methylmalonate-semialdehyde dehydrogenase, which produces MSLIPHLINGELLSDSARTADVFNPSTGQAIHKVPLADRATIQQAIDAAKAAFPAWRNTPAAKRAQVMFRFKQLLEQNESRIAQLISEEHGKTLEDAAGELKRGIENVEFACAAPEILKGEYSRNVGPNIDAWSDFQPLGVVAGITPFNFPAMVPLWMYPLAIVCGNCFILKPSERDPSSTLLIAQLLLEAGLPKGVLSVVHGDKAAVDALIEAPEVKALSFVGSTPIAEYIYAEGTRRGKRVQALGGAKNHAVLMPDADLDNAVSALMGAAYGSCGERCMAISVAVCVGDQVADALVAKLVPQIKALKIGAGTSCGLDMGPLVTGQHRDKVSGYIEDGVAAGASLVVDGRGLSVAGHEEGFFLGGCLFDRVTPEMRIYKEEIFGPVLCIVRVNSLEEAMQLINDHEYGNGTCIFTRDGEAARLFCDEIEVGMVGVNVPLPVPVAYHSFGGWKRSLFGDLHAYGPDGVRFYTRRKAITQRWPQRASHEASQFAFPSL; this is translated from the coding sequence ATGAGCCTCATTCCGCATTTGATCAACGGCGAACTGCTGAGCGACAGCGCGCGCACGGCTGACGTGTTCAACCCGTCCACTGGCCAGGCCATTCATAAAGTGCCATTGGCTGATCGGGCAACCATCCAGCAGGCCATCGACGCGGCGAAGGCGGCTTTCCCTGCCTGGCGCAACACACCGGCGGCCAAGCGTGCGCAGGTGATGTTTCGTTTCAAGCAATTGCTGGAGCAGAACGAGTCGCGTATCGCCCAGTTGATCAGCGAAGAACACGGCAAGACGCTGGAAGACGCAGCGGGTGAACTCAAGCGCGGTATTGAAAATGTCGAGTTCGCCTGCGCGGCGCCGGAGATTCTGAAGGGCGAATACAGCCGCAACGTCGGACCGAACATCGATGCGTGGTCAGACTTTCAGCCTCTGGGTGTGGTGGCGGGTATCACGCCGTTCAACTTCCCGGCGATGGTGCCGCTGTGGATGTATCCGCTGGCGATCGTTTGCGGTAACTGCTTCATCCTCAAACCGTCGGAGCGCGACCCGAGTTCAACGCTGCTGATCGCCCAACTGCTGTTGGAAGCCGGCTTGCCCAAGGGAGTGTTGAGTGTGGTGCATGGCGACAAGGCGGCCGTGGACGCGCTGATCGAAGCGCCGGAAGTGAAGGCGCTGAGTTTTGTCGGTTCGACGCCGATTGCCGAATACATCTATGCCGAGGGCACCCGGCGCGGTAAGCGCGTCCAGGCGCTCGGTGGCGCGAAGAACCATGCGGTACTGATGCCCGATGCGGACCTGGACAATGCTGTCAGCGCACTGATGGGCGCGGCGTACGGTTCGTGCGGTGAGCGTTGCATGGCGATTTCCGTGGCGGTGTGTGTCGGCGACCAAGTGGCGGACGCGCTGGTGGCCAAGCTGGTGCCGCAGATCAAGGCGCTGAAGATCGGTGCTGGTACGTCTTGCGGGCTGGACATGGGGCCGCTCGTGACGGGGCAGCATCGGGACAAGGTCAGTGGCTATATAGAAGACGGTGTGGCGGCGGGGGCTTCGTTGGTGGTCGATGGTCGCGGCTTGAGCGTTGCGGGGCATGAAGAGGGCTTCTTCCTCGGTGGTTGCCTGTTCGATCGCGTGACACCCGAGATGCGCATCTATAAAGAAGAGATATTTGGGCCGGTACTGTGCATCGTTCGGGTCAACAGCCTGGAAGAAGCGATGCAGCTGATCAACGATCACGAGTATGGCAACGGTACCTGCATCTTCACTCGTGATGGGGAGGCGGCGCGGTTGTTCTGCGATGAGATCGAAGTCGGCATGGTGGGCGTCAACGTTCCATTGCCGGTGCCTGTGGCCTATCACAGCTTTGGCGGCTGGAAGCGTTCGCTGTTCGGCGACCTGCATGCCTACGGTCCGGATGGTGTGCGTTTCTATACTCGGCGCAAGGCGATTACCCAGCGCTGGCCGCAGCGTGCAAGCCATGAGGCTTCACAGTTCGCGTTCCCAAGCTTGTAA
- the recB gene encoding exodeoxyribonuclease V subunit beta: MSRQTPLALAFPLRGSQLIEASAGTGKTFTISALYLRLVLGHGDPATGFGRELLPPQILVVTFTDAATKELRERIRTRLAEAARFFRDEISAPDSLIAALRDEFDAEQWPGCANRLDIAAQWMDEAAVSTIHSWCQRMLREHAFDSGSLFTQTLETDHSELLGEVLRDYWRLFCYSMQGEALNWVRAHWGGPAALLPRVRGLFSSERDNGEGLEPAELIAASLQERGAALLDLKAPWRQWAVELLEICQQGVADKRVDGRKMQARYFEPWFQKITAWVDDESLELLDIGTGFTRLTPEGMAEAWKGEVPNHPGLDAMAGLKASLDALPTPDAAVLQHAAQWVGARFEAEKRRRAEMGFDDMLLRLDTALQADGGERLASLIREQFPVALIDEFQDTDPVQYRIFESIYRIEENNPDTGLFLIGDPKQAIYAFRGADIYTYLRAREATTGRLHTLGTNFRSSHAMVGAVNHVFQYAESRPKGRGAFLFREPSGENPVPFLPVESQGRKESLRIAGQAVAALNIWHLPSDQPLSGAVYRKHMAAACASEITALLNGGQSGRDGFAVDGQTLRALRPADIAILVRDGKEAQAVRDELSARGVRSVYLSDKDSVFAAQEARDLLTWLRACAEPDVERPLRAALASITLNLPLTELERLNQDELAWEARVMQFRGYRTVWRTQGVLPMLRRLLHDFELPQALIARSDGERVLTNLLHLCELLQQAAGELDGEQALIRHLSEHLALSGQAGEEQILRLESDEQLVKVVTIHKSKGLEYPLVFLPFICSTKPVDGSRLPLHYHDEANKAQISLKPTAELIAKADDERLAEDLRLLYVALTRAQHACWLGVADLKRGNNNGSILHLSALGYLLGGGAPLAESVGLRRWLEDLQQGSVAVSCQEMPQATDERYQPPRNEAVLLEPLMPVRKASENWWIASYSALRIGESLSEGSDAAPENPQAQKLFDDERLDPDAPRGVIAVGGDIHRFPRGPNPGTFLHGLLEWAAGEGFAATPSDIEDAIARRCNRRGWKGWIATLSDWLQHLVKTPLHIGNGQAPVVLEHLTQFQVEMEFWFASHKVDVLKLDQLVCQFTHGGVARVAAEPVLLNGMFKGFIDLTFEHDGRYYVADYKSNWLGVDDMAYTAQAMEQSILENRYDLQYVLYLLALHRQLKARLPDYDYDRHVGGALYLFLRGTRAASQGVFFTKPPRALIEQLDRLFQGAPEPKAEPAWVQGELL, from the coding sequence ATGAGTCGGCAGACACCACTGGCCCTGGCTTTCCCGTTGCGCGGCAGCCAATTGATCGAGGCCAGCGCCGGGACCGGCAAGACCTTCACCATTTCCGCGCTGTACCTGCGCCTGGTGCTGGGGCATGGCGATCCGGCGACCGGCTTTGGCCGCGAGCTGCTTCCTCCGCAAATCCTGGTGGTGACGTTTACGGACGCAGCCACCAAAGAGTTGCGCGAACGGATCCGGACGCGCCTGGCCGAAGCCGCGCGTTTCTTTCGTGACGAGATTTCCGCCCCGGATTCGCTGATCGCAGCGTTGCGTGATGAATTCGACGCTGAGCAATGGCCTGGCTGCGCGAACCGGCTCGACATCGCCGCGCAATGGATGGACGAAGCGGCCGTCTCGACCATCCATAGCTGGTGTCAGCGCATGCTGCGTGAGCATGCTTTCGATAGCGGCAGCCTCTTTACCCAAACCCTGGAAACCGACCACAGCGAATTGCTCGGCGAGGTGCTGCGCGACTATTGGCGGCTGTTCTGCTATTCGATGCAAGGCGAGGCGCTGAATTGGGTCCGTGCTCATTGGGGAGGGCCGGCTGCGCTGTTGCCGCGAGTGAGAGGATTGTTCTCCAGCGAGCGTGACAACGGTGAGGGGCTTGAGCCAGCCGAACTCATCGCTGCCTCCCTGCAGGAGCGCGGTGCCGCCTTGCTCGACCTTAAGGCGCCGTGGCGGCAATGGGCCGTGGAGCTGCTGGAGATCTGCCAGCAAGGCGTCGCCGACAAGCGTGTCGACGGGCGCAAGATGCAGGCGCGTTACTTCGAACCGTGGTTTCAGAAAATCACGGCCTGGGTGGATGACGAAAGCCTCGAGTTGTTGGACATCGGCACCGGGTTCACTCGGCTGACTCCCGAAGGCATGGCCGAAGCCTGGAAAGGCGAAGTGCCCAACCATCCTGGGCTGGACGCCATGGCCGGTCTCAAGGCCAGCCTGGATGCGTTGCCCACTCCAGATGCCGCCGTACTGCAACATGCCGCGCAATGGGTCGGGGCACGCTTCGAGGCCGAGAAGCGGCGCCGCGCAGAGATGGGTTTCGACGACATGCTGCTGCGTCTCGACACGGCTTTGCAGGCCGACGGGGGAGAGCGTCTGGCCAGCCTGATCCGCGAACAGTTTCCGGTGGCGCTGATCGATGAGTTCCAGGACACCGACCCGGTTCAATACCGAATCTTCGAAAGCATCTATCGCATCGAAGAGAACAACCCTGACACCGGGCTGTTCCTGATTGGTGATCCGAAGCAGGCGATTTACGCTTTTCGCGGTGCCGATATCTATACCTACCTGCGAGCCCGCGAAGCCACCACGGGGCGGCTGCATACGCTGGGGACCAATTTCCGTTCCAGCCACGCCATGGTTGGCGCCGTGAACCATGTTTTCCAATACGCCGAATCTCGTCCGAAGGGGCGAGGGGCTTTTCTGTTCCGTGAACCATCGGGCGAGAACCCGGTGCCGTTTTTGCCTGTTGAGTCCCAAGGCCGTAAGGAGTCCCTGCGGATTGCAGGGCAAGCCGTTGCTGCATTGAATATCTGGCACCTGCCATCGGATCAACCCCTCTCCGGGGCGGTGTATCGCAAGCACATGGCGGCTGCCTGCGCCAGTGAGATCACCGCGTTGCTCAACGGTGGCCAGTCGGGGCGCGACGGTTTTGCAGTCGATGGACAAACGCTTCGAGCACTACGCCCGGCGGATATCGCCATTCTGGTGCGCGACGGTAAAGAAGCGCAGGCCGTGCGAGATGAGTTGTCCGCACGGGGCGTGCGCAGTGTCTATCTGTCCGACAAGGATTCGGTCTTTGCCGCACAGGAGGCGCGTGACTTGCTGACCTGGCTCAGGGCCTGCGCCGAGCCGGATGTCGAACGCCCGCTGCGGGCAGCACTGGCCAGCATTACCTTGAATCTGCCACTGACCGAACTGGAACGTCTCAATCAGGATGAGCTGGCCTGGGAAGCGCGCGTCATGCAGTTCCGGGGTTATCGCACGGTTTGGCGTACCCAGGGGGTGCTGCCCATGTTGCGGCGCCTGTTGCATGATTTTGAGTTGCCCCAGGCCTTGATCGCGCGCAGCGATGGCGAGCGGGTGCTGACCAACTTGCTGCACCTTTGCGAATTGTTGCAACAAGCCGCCGGTGAGCTGGATGGCGAGCAAGCCTTGATCCGGCATCTGTCCGAGCACCTGGCCTTGTCCGGGCAGGCGGGAGAGGAACAGATCCTGCGACTGGAAAGCGATGAGCAATTGGTCAAGGTGGTCACGATCCACAAGTCCAAGGGGCTTGAGTATCCGTTGGTGTTCCTGCCTTTCATCTGTTCGACGAAACCGGTGGACGGCAGCCGACTGCCGTTGCATTACCACGATGAGGCCAACAAGGCGCAGATCAGTCTCAAGCCCACCGCCGAGTTGATTGCCAAGGCCGATGACGAGCGTCTGGCCGAGGATCTACGACTTCTCTATGTGGCGCTGACCCGTGCACAGCATGCCTGCTGGCTGGGTGTCGCCGATCTCAAGCGGGGCAACAACAACGGCTCGATCCTGCATTTATCGGCGTTGGGGTATCTGTTGGGCGGCGGTGCGCCGTTGGCCGAGTCGGTAGGGCTGAGGCGCTGGCTGGAAGATCTGCAGCAAGGCAGCGTCGCGGTGAGTTGCCAGGAAATGCCCCAGGCCACCGACGAGCGCTACCAGCCCCCACGCAACGAAGCGGTATTGCTCGAGCCCTTGATGCCCGTACGAAAAGCCAGCGAAAACTGGTGGATTGCGTCCTACAGCGCGCTGCGCATTGGGGAAAGCCTGAGTGAAGGCAGCGATGCCGCGCCAGAGAATCCCCAGGCCCAGAAGCTGTTCGACGACGAGCGACTTGACCCGGACGCCCCCAGGGGAGTCATTGCTGTTGGCGGTGACATTCATCGCTTTCCCCGCGGTCCCAATCCCGGGACGTTCCTTCATGGCCTCCTGGAATGGGCCGCCGGTGAGGGCTTTGCGGCTACGCCGTCGGACATCGAGGATGCCATTGCCCGACGCTGCAACCGTAGAGGCTGGAAAGGCTGGATCGCCACGCTCAGCGACTGGCTGCAACACCTGGTCAAAACACCTTTGCACATCGGTAACGGCCAGGCGCCGGTGGTGCTCGAGCACTTGACCCAGTTTCAGGTCGAAATGGAATTCTGGTTCGCCAGCCATAAGGTCGATGTGCTCAAGCTCGATCAACTGGTTTGCCAGTTCACCCATGGCGGTGTCGCGCGTGTTGCTGCCGAGCCGGTGTTGCTCAACGGCATGTTCAAGGGGTTCATCGATTTGACGTTCGAGCACGACGGCCGCTACTACGTGGCCGATTACAAGTCCAACTGGCTGGGTGTCGATGACATGGCCTATACCGCCCAGGCCATGGAACAGTCGATCCTGGAAAATCGCTACGACCTGCAATACGTGTTGTACCTGTTGGCGTTGCATCGCCAGCTCAAGGCGCGCCTGCCCGATTATGACTATGACCGGCATGTCGGCGGCGCTTTGTATCTGTTCCTTCGTGGTACCCGTGCAGCCAGTCAGGGTGTGTTTTTCACCAAACCTCCACGGGCGTTGATCGAGCAATTGGATCGTCTGTTCCAAGGGGCACCCGAGCCCAAGGCTGAACCGGCGTGGGTTCAGGGAGAGTTGCTATGA
- the recC gene encoding exodeoxyribonuclease V subunit gamma, with protein sequence MPDATSLSPAFMVVHGNRLDELRSLVISLMRRYPLAPLENEIALVQSNGIAQWLKLALAEDPEDDDSGGCGIAAAIDVQLPGSFMWQLYRTVLGRDEIPAKSLLDKAPLTWRLMRLLPQLIEQPHFEPLRRFLTHDTDLRKRYQLSERLADLFDQYQVYRADWLEDWAEGRHQTRNVRGEIKALAPANCWQAELWRALLLDVGAKGMAQSRAGVHQRYLERIHSLESAPKGLPARVIVFGISSLPAQALEALAGLSRFSQVLLCVHNPCRHHWADIVADKDLLRHQYKRQARKAGMPVVLDPQTLHQHAHPLLAAWGKQGRDYINLLDSYDDPNSYRSVFRDGRIDLFSDGSPTTLLSQLQDDILELRPLNETREHWPAVDTARDGSIRFHVAHSAQREVEILHDQLLAHFSADLTLRPRDIIVMVPDIDSYAPHIRAVFGQLDRTDPRFIPFTLTDQGQRGRDPLLIAVEHLLKLPDSRFPVSEILDLLDVPALRERFGINEADLPTLHRWIEGAGIRWGMSAEHRAGLGLPAELEQNSWHFGLRRMLLGYAVGRSGAYEGIEPYDEIGGLDAALIGPLVALLDALEVAHQELTQPASPQEWGSRLHDLTQLFFQASDEHDDYLLAQLEDLRETWLETCESVGLQDELPLTVVREAWLAGLDQGRLSQRFLAGAVNFCTLMPMRAIPFKLVCLLGMNDGDYPRAQPPLDFDLMGSDYRPGDRSRREDDRYLLLEALLSAREKLYISWVGRSIRDNSDRPASVLIGQLRDHLANGWQLADGSQDLLEALTQEHPLQPFSARYFHQGDELFSYASEWRMLHDAQDQASQSQVLEPYVQEEPLGLGQLQDFLRNPVRHFFSQRLKVFFEAIEAPLADDEPFVLDALERYSLSDSLLEAALVRLDQPDLALAAHAKRLQNSGLLPMAGFGECMQRELIEPLPDLLQRYQQLLALWPTPLVSAVPVSLQLQGVSVEGWLSGLHQRSDGAVLAITAIPNSIGSTKTRKWHRLIRPWVNHLVACANGLSMTTALVASDDSLLLAPFEEPVAQRLLSDLLQAWQTGMRQPLPVAVKTAFAWLGQGDPAKADAAARKAYEGDGQTTEGERRESPALARQFADFDALTADETFPDWCDALYRPLLEAPWRSSAEGEARS encoded by the coding sequence ATGCCGGACGCAACGTCCCTTAGCCCAGCTTTCATGGTGGTTCACGGGAATCGCCTTGATGAATTGCGCAGCTTGGTGATCAGCTTGATGCGGCGCTATCCGCTGGCCCCTCTTGAAAATGAAATCGCGTTGGTACAGAGCAACGGTATTGCCCAATGGCTCAAGCTGGCACTGGCTGAAGATCCGGAAGACGATGATTCCGGTGGCTGCGGTATTGCGGCGGCCATTGATGTGCAGTTGCCAGGCAGCTTCATGTGGCAACTGTATCGAACGGTCCTGGGGCGTGACGAGATTCCGGCCAAGTCCCTGCTGGATAAAGCCCCGCTGACCTGGCGACTGATGCGCCTCCTGCCGCAGTTGATCGAGCAGCCTCATTTCGAGCCTCTACGACGATTCCTCACCCACGACACCGACTTACGCAAGCGCTATCAATTGTCCGAGCGCCTTGCCGATCTGTTCGACCAATATCAGGTATACCGGGCCGACTGGCTTGAAGACTGGGCGGAAGGTCGACACCAGACCAGAAATGTCCGCGGCGAAATCAAAGCGCTTGCGCCGGCAAATTGCTGGCAGGCCGAGCTTTGGCGAGCCTTGTTGCTGGACGTTGGAGCGAAAGGCATGGCTCAAAGCCGTGCAGGCGTTCACCAGCGCTACCTCGAGCGTATCCACAGCCTGGAAAGCGCTCCGAAAGGCTTGCCCGCGCGAGTGATAGTGTTCGGCATTTCTTCGCTACCGGCCCAAGCCCTCGAAGCGCTTGCCGGTCTGTCACGGTTTAGCCAGGTGCTGCTGTGTGTCCATAACCCATGTCGCCACCACTGGGCGGACATCGTGGCCGACAAGGATTTGTTGCGTCATCAATACAAGCGTCAGGCGCGCAAGGCCGGTATGCCCGTCGTGCTCGACCCGCAAACCTTGCATCAGCATGCTCATCCGTTATTGGCAGCCTGGGGCAAGCAGGGGCGCGACTATATCAACCTGCTCGACAGCTACGATGACCCCAACAGCTATCGCTCGGTGTTTCGCGATGGACGAATCGACCTGTTCAGTGACGGGAGTCCCACGACCCTCCTCAGTCAGTTGCAAGATGACATCCTTGAGCTGCGTCCTCTGAACGAAACCCGGGAACACTGGCCTGCCGTCGATACGGCGCGAGACGGGTCGATCCGTTTCCATGTTGCCCACAGCGCTCAGCGCGAAGTCGAAATTCTCCATGACCAGTTGTTGGCCCACTTCAGTGCGGATCTGACCTTACGCCCTCGGGATATCATCGTTATGGTCCCGGACATTGACAGTTACGCGCCGCACATTCGGGCGGTGTTCGGCCAGCTCGATAGAACGGACCCGCGCTTCATTCCATTCACGTTGACCGACCAGGGCCAGCGCGGACGCGATCCGCTGCTGATCGCCGTCGAGCACCTGCTCAAGCTGCCTGACAGTCGCTTCCCAGTCAGCGAAATCCTTGATCTGCTGGATGTCCCGGCGTTGCGTGAGCGTTTCGGCATCAATGAGGCAGACTTGCCTACGTTGCATCGTTGGATCGAGGGTGCTGGCATTCGCTGGGGTATGAGCGCCGAACATCGCGCCGGGTTGGGATTGCCCGCAGAGCTTGAGCAGAACAGCTGGCATTTCGGCCTGCGTCGCATGTTGCTGGGGTATGCCGTCGGCCGTTCGGGCGCCTATGAGGGCATCGAACCCTATGACGAAATCGGCGGTCTGGATGCGGCCTTGATCGGTCCCCTGGTTGCCTTGCTGGATGCGCTGGAAGTCGCTCATCAAGAACTGACCCAGCCGGCATCACCGCAGGAATGGGGCTCGCGTCTGCACGATCTGACGCAGTTGTTTTTCCAGGCGAGCGACGAGCATGACGACTATCTGCTGGCCCAACTCGAAGACCTGCGTGAAACCTGGTTGGAAACCTGTGAGTCGGTTGGTCTGCAGGATGAACTGCCACTGACGGTGGTGCGTGAAGCCTGGCTGGCTGGATTGGATCAGGGGCGGTTGTCCCAGCGATTCCTGGCCGGAGCGGTCAACTTCTGTACCTTGATGCCGATGCGCGCGATTCCCTTCAAGCTGGTGTGCTTGCTGGGGATGAATGACGGTGATTACCCGCGCGCCCAGCCGCCCCTGGATTTCGACCTTATGGGCAGCGATTATCGCCCGGGTGATCGCTCACGGCGTGAGGATGACCGTTATCTGCTCTTGGAAGCGCTGTTGTCGGCCCGGGAAAAGCTCTACATCAGTTGGGTCGGACGCAGCATCCGCGACAACAGTGACCGGCCCGCATCGGTGTTGATTGGTCAGCTGCGCGATCATCTTGCCAATGGATGGCAACTGGCAGATGGCAGCCAGGACCTTCTCGAGGCACTCACCCAGGAGCATCCTCTGCAACCGTTCAGCGCTCGCTATTTTCATCAGGGCGACGAGTTGTTCAGTTACGCCAGCGAGTGGCGGATGCTTCACGATGCTCAGGACCAGGCCTCCCAATCCCAGGTGCTGGAACCCTACGTCCAGGAAGAACCCTTGGGCCTCGGTCAGTTGCAGGACTTCCTGCGCAATCCCGTCCGCCATTTCTTCAGCCAGCGACTCAAAGTATTTTTCGAGGCCATCGAAGCCCCCCTGGCGGATGACGAGCCGTTCGTTCTCGATGCGCTTGAGCGTTACAGCCTGAGCGACAGCCTGCTCGAGGCCGCCCTGGTTCGCCTGGACCAGCCGGACCTTGCCCTGGCCGCCCACGCCAAAAGGCTCCAGAACAGCGGTCTGTTACCCATGGCCGGTTTCGGTGAGTGCATGCAGCGTGAATTGATCGAGCCCTTGCCTGATCTGCTCCAGCGTTACCAACAGCTTCTGGCGCTATGGCCCACGCCGCTAGTCAGTGCTGTGCCAGTCAGCCTGCAGTTGCAGGGCGTGAGCGTCGAAGGCTGGCTCAGTGGCCTGCACCAGCGCTCTGATGGTGCAGTCCTCGCCATCACGGCCATACCCAACAGCATCGGCTCCACCAAGACCCGTAAATGGCATCGGCTGATACGGCCCTGGGTCAACCATCTGGTGGCCTGCGCCAACGGCCTTTCAATGACGACAGCGCTGGTGGCCAGTGATGACAGCTTGCTGCTGGCTCCTTTTGAAGAGCCCGTGGCGCAAAGGTTGCTCAGCGATTTGTTGCAAGCCTGGCAAACCGGTATGCGCCAACCGCTACCGGTCGCGGTGAAGACAGCCTTTGCCTGGCTTGGCCAGGGTGATCCGGCCAAAGCCGATGCGGCTGCTCGAAAAGCCTACGAAGGCGATGGGCAGACCACTGAAGGCGAGCGCCGGGAAAGTCCGGCCTTGGCTCGACAGTTTGCTGATTTCGATGCCTTGACGGCTGACGAAACATTCCCCGATTGGTGCGATGCACTTTACCGCCCGTTGCTCGAAGCTCCATGGCGTTCATCGGCTGAAGGGGAGGCGCGTTCATGA
- a CDS encoding aspartate aminotransferase family protein: MPYTANRNFQRDPRLIVAAEGSWLVDDKGRKVYDSLSGLWTCGAGHTRKEIQEAVAKQLGTLDYSPGFQYGHPLSFQLAEKITSLTPGNLNHVFFTDSGSECADTAVKMVRAYWRLKGQATKTKMIGRARGYHGVNIAGTSLGGVNGNRKLFGQAMMDVDHLPHTLLASNAYSRGMPKEGGIALADELLKLIELHDASNIAAVFVEPMAGSAGVLVPPEGYLKRLREICDQHNILLVFDEVITGFGRTGSMFGADSFGVIPDLMCIAKQVTNGAIPMGAVIASSEIYQTFMNQPTPEYAVEFPHGYTYSAHPVACAAGLAALDLLQKENLVQSVAEVAPHFENALHGLKGSKNVIDIRNYGLAGAIQIAGRDGDAIVRPFEAGMALWKAGFYVRFGGDTLQFGPTFNSKPQDLDRLFDAVGEVLNKLD; the protein is encoded by the coding sequence ATGCCCTACACCGCCAACCGCAATTTCCAACGCGACCCGCGCCTGATCGTCGCCGCCGAAGGCAGCTGGCTGGTGGATGACAAGGGGCGCAAGGTATACGACTCGCTCTCGGGCTTGTGGACATGCGGCGCCGGGCACACCCGCAAGGAAATCCAGGAAGCGGTCGCCAAGCAGCTGGGCACCCTCGATTACTCGCCGGGTTTCCAGTACGGCCATCCGCTGTCGTTCCAACTGGCGGAAAAAATCACCAGCCTGACCCCGGGCAACCTCAACCATGTGTTCTTCACCGACTCTGGCTCCGAGTGCGCCGATACCGCGGTGAAAATGGTCCGCGCCTACTGGCGTCTCAAGGGCCAGGCGACCAAGACCAAGATGATCGGTCGTGCCCGTGGTTATCACGGGGTGAACATTGCCGGCACCAGCCTCGGCGGCGTCAACGGTAACCGTAAGCTGTTCGGCCAGGCCATGATGGACGTCGATCACTTGCCCCACACCTTGCTGGCCAGCAATGCCTATTCCCGTGGCATGCCGAAGGAGGGGGGCATTGCCTTGGCCGATGAGCTGCTGAAGCTAATCGAGTTGCACGATGCCTCCAACATCGCCGCCGTATTCGTCGAACCGATGGCCGGCTCGGCCGGTGTGCTGGTGCCGCCTGAGGGCTACCTCAAGCGCCTGCGGGAAATCTGTGACCAGCACAATATCCTGCTGGTGTTCGATGAAGTGATCACCGGTTTCGGCCGCACCGGTTCGATGTTCGGCGCCGATAGCTTTGGCGTGATCCCGGACCTGATGTGCATTGCCAAGCAAGTCACCAATGGTGCGATCCCTATGGGCGCGGTGATTGCCAGCTCCGAGATCTACCAGACCTTCATGAACCAACCGACACCCGAGTATGCAGTTGAGTTTCCCCATGGCTATACCTACTCGGCGCACCCGGTGGCGTGCGCGGCTGGTCTGGCGGCGCTGGACTTGCTGCAAAAGGAAAACCTGGTGCAGAGCGTGGCTGAGGTCGCGCCACATTTTGAGAATGCATTGCACGGTTTGAAGGGCTCGAAGAACGTCATCGACATTCGTAACTATGGCCTGGCCGGGGCGATCCAGATCGCTGGCCGTGATGGTGACGCCATCGTGCGCCCGTTCGAGGCCGGCATGGCGTTGTGGAAAGCCGGGTTCTATGTGCGGTTCGGCGGCGACACCTTGCAGTTCGGGCCGACGTTCAACAGCAAACCGCAGGATCTGGATCGTCTGTTCGACGCGGTCGGTGAAGTGCTGAACAAGCTCGACTGA
- a CDS encoding LysR family transcriptional regulator, whose product MSARRPDPLAQVSDFDIRLLRIFRSVVECGGFSAAETVLGIGRSAISQQMSDLEQRLGLRLCQRGRAGFSLTEEGREVYQSALQLLSALESFRTEVNGLHQHLRGELTIGLTDNLVTLPHMRITHALAQLKERGPDVQIQIRMIAPNEVEQGVLDGRLHVGVVPQASALSGLEYQPLYSERSLLYCAVGHPLFYVDDQQLDDARLNSQDAIAPTFRLPADIQAHYQALNCTASASDREGMAFLILTGRYIGYLPDHYASLWVQQGRLRALKPTVRFYDLSLASVTRKGRRPHLVLESFLESLAATR is encoded by the coding sequence ATGAGCGCTCGCCGTCCCGATCCGCTGGCCCAGGTCAGCGACTTTGATATCCGCTTGCTGCGCATTTTCCGCAGCGTGGTGGAGTGCGGTGGATTCTCCGCCGCCGAAACAGTGCTCGGCATCGGTCGCTCGGCCATCAGCCAGCAGATGAGCGACCTCGAACAGCGCCTCGGCCTGCGTCTGTGCCAGCGCGGACGGGCGGGGTTTTCCCTGACCGAGGAAGGTCGTGAGGTTTATCAGTCGGCGTTACAGTTATTGAGTGCGCTGGAAAGCTTTCGTACCGAGGTCAACGGCCTGCACCAGCATTTGCGCGGCGAATTGACCATCGGCCTGACCGACAATCTGGTCACCCTGCCCCACATGCGCATCACCCACGCACTGGCTCAATTGAAAGAGCGCGGGCCCGACGTGCAGATTCAGATCCGCATGATCGCCCCTAACGAAGTCGAGCAAGGCGTGCTCGACGGCCGCCTGCATGTCGGCGTGGTCCCTCAAGCCAGTGCCCTTTCCGGACTGGAATATCAGCCGCTCTACAGCGAACGGTCGCTGCTGTATTGCGCGGTCGGGCATCCGTTGTTTTATGTGGATGACCAGCAACTCGACGACGCGCGCCTCAATAGCCAGGACGCGATCGCACCAACCTTTCGCCTGCCGGCCGACATCCAGGCCCATTACCAGGCACTCAATTGCACCGCCAGCGCCTCGGACCGCGAAGGCATGGCGTTCCTGATTCTCACCGGGCGCTACATTGGTTACCTGCCAGATCACTACGCCAGTCTCTGGGTCCAGCAGGGTCGGTTGCGCGCCTTGAAACCCACGGTGCGTTTCTATGACCTGAGCCTGGCCTCGGTCACCCGCAAGGGCCGTCGACCTCATCTGGTGCTGGAAAGTTTTCTCGAGAGCCTGGCGGCCACCCGCTGA